TTGGCTGAGCTTGTTCATTTCATTGGAATCTTATGTTTGATTTACAAGTTATCTACCCTCAAAACTTGCTCAGGTACTTATTACCCAAGTTAATTTCCTCCTCCCTTTTTTACTGCTCTGTTTATATGTGAAGTTTAATTGCTTTATCtgtgattttcttttctagtgtaaatagtcttctttcgtTGGTCAATTCTATTTCAACAAATTTCTTCGTTGACCAAGAAAATTTTGGACTTTCATTCCCAGGaaaacttttcctttttatggacgagataatagtcaaaaacaCATCTTAactactccttccgtcccaaaaagattgtcttagttaTTATTTGGACAGTCAAAGATATTTTATTTGACCAtagttttcaaaatattttgaattattaactATTgtgctttatattttttattagtttCTAAACATGTAATTTTTagttcaaaaaattaaagatttagTTTGACCCTCCGAAGCATGTCAATGTTTTTGGGATGAAGTATCattttttcgcgagtttcatgCCCCAATTATAGTTGTTCGCTTGAGTAGATGGTGATTGTTCAGGTAAAGGGAACAACTAATAGTTGATCTAATCAGCTTCGGGtggtgttttaatacatagatggtgatagttcaggtaggaaaaacGAACACTGATAGTTGGGGCGTGAAACTCGTGAAACTAGTGAAAAAGTGATAGCTTAGGTATGTTTTTGATCATTTAACTCTTTATGGATCGTCGTAGACATTAGACAAGGAAGCCTTTTCCAAGTCTTAACTGGCTCATTGTTATTTTACAAACTCAATTTCTAAGTTATGTACTGTTTGACTGTGGATCAGCTGAAAGAGTACTTGTtctgttttttttccttttccttttatagtGCTACTTCTTTGTCATCTTAAAGTTGAGATAATTATATGGGCGTGCAGTGTGTTTGTAGGGCTATCTCATTTTTGTACCCATTTTCCGCCTAAAAATAACAATTTCGATAATTTGGGTTGTAATCGTTTGGAATAAGTCCTTATTCTATATCAAGTTGCTGCACAATTTATCTAACAATGGAGATTTAGGAGTTTGCTTGACTTCTGCAGTACTGGCTTGTATAGTTGTATGTAGTTTAGAAGTCTGCATTGACTTCTAAACTTGACTCTTTTAGAGTTTTGAgtgatatatattatcactactaTTGGTTTGAAGCGTTTCAAACATTTTTGGACATCTATGTTGTACATAATAAAACTGATATTAGTACGGACGTCCAATGAATTGTAGAAGTGCCAAATAATATGAACATTAAGTTATTCGGAGTTTTTTCTTGCCGATGTCATAGTGATCTGTTACTCCTAGAATTTTTCAGCTATTATGTATGTTTTACGAAGAAAAGAATCACGTCTCTGCAACTAGAGCTTAGTTTCTGAAGTGAAAACTCCACTCTTTCCTTGGACTTCTCCGAGCTCATACTCTCTCACTTATTTCAATCAACACTCAGACATTGTTGGTAACCTTTAACAAAAGGAAATATCACCAAAACACTATCCTCATTCCTTATTACACACCTTGTGCAATTACCATCTGCTACCTATCCAACCATATAGTGAAAATGATTTCCTAGGAAAAACAATATTCCGTAGAAAACTCTCTTTccgtggaaaacattttcttttataCCAAATGTACCCCTTTTTGATAAGGATATACCAGCTGTACCCCTCATTGAAGATCTAACGGTGCTACTGGAAGTCATAACAAAATGTCCATATTATGATAAGTTTAGGAAGATTCTACATATTTTGGATGTTAATGAGtctgaatgtatatgtatatatgagatATATGATTAATGTTCATTTGTGTCAAGCTAAATCTTGTTGACATACAAGAATCGACCCATTAGCCCTCTAAAAGCTAACTTGCTAATTTGTTCTGTTCTTAGCAGTCAATATATTTGATTAGTAACATTATCTTAATAATGATTCATTATTGGCTGAAGCAGTAAAAAACACTTAGGCGGTGTATTTTAACATTTTGAATAAGTTGCAAAGTTTTGTATGACCCAACACCCTTAGACAAGGTATTGTTCAGTACCTGGAATGCCTCTGTGTTCCTACAAATTGATAGGTGAAACAGtatgtttttatatataatctGTGTCATGTGGAATGTGTATGTAAAATCTTGTCATGTGAAATGTGCAACTCCCAAACCCAGATTATTACAGCCAGATGCAATACTTCAAAAGTTGTACAGTCCATTGTAATTCGTAACTATTTTTTTCAAGTATCGTCAGCTTTTGGTTGTCACCTTTCATCTGATGATCTTTCTTCACCTGCTATGATAAGGCCTGTCACTGAAGAGTCAAGTGCTTACGGCGATATTTCTGGCTGCAAGAGTATTTTGTAGTTTCATCATGGAAGGAGATATACACACCATTTTAGATTTTGTTACACTCGTGGCAACATTGTGGGTAATATATATGATGAAGTTCAAGTTGAAGTCGTCATACATGGCAGATCTGGATACTatgcactgttggtatttggtaaatatattttctCCAGTTGCTTTCTGTTGTCCTGATTGTTACTGCAATCAAACTCTAGTTTTATACTGATCCCTTTTTGCGATTTGTGTACCATGTATATTTCTTGCAGAGTTGGTGTTATTTTACCTTCTTATaatcttttatattattttcttccaacCACGACTTTGTCCTTTCTCCTTTGCCTGTGAATCATTCCAGATATTTGTGATATTTTAAATGGATATATAGATTGTTTACTAAGAGTACAAGAAAAATATGAGGAAGAAGATCAAAGATTTTTCTATTAAAGTACTGAAGGATGTTTTCGATACATCTATCACTGACAACaatgtatgattttattatgcCAATGCATATGTGTATGGTTTTGTCAGTCAAATGGTTGTAAACAAGTAATAGAGATAATGTGCAATGCATAGCATTGTGCCGTGCATTTCTTTTGGGTAAATCAAAGCCGTTCAATGTGACAAACTCCTttcattttgttaaaaaaagCTACTCCAATGTCCCCACTTTTGTGTAGTTCCTGAGCATCAGATCTATTCCTCTGTTTTCACTACTGCGCAAACTGAGCCTTGTAATAGTACTTAATTTCTTCATAATTAGACGCTTAACTGTCATCTGTTGCTTTGTGGGAACATCTGTAGCTGTtcaatgttgaaaatgtagAACTTTCAGATATTGTATTAGTTTGATATATAGGTTTTAGTGGTCGAAAAAAATCAGACAATGAAATTTACGGCTTTACAGGTTTTTAGTCTATATGCAGTCAACttgacatatatttttttattttttttccttcatcaaaaaaaataacTCCAGCTCTGCTGGTTAAGGCTGCATGTACTTAGTACAACTGCTATCACAATTGAGATTCTCAATATTctattttttgcaaaaagtaTCTTGtagtttttctttgttggttaTACTTTACATGATTTGCCTGACTAGTGACAACTAGGTCTAGTATGTTAGTGGTTGACTTCAACGTTTTATGTCTGTAAATTATGCGAACTATGTGAATTTAAATGCTGTTGTGTGGCTTtttaggaaataaatatgttgaAGATGTTTTAGCTTCTGAAGAAGTGTCATTCCTTTCCatcttagggtgtgtttggtatggagctTCCAATTTTCCATTCCGtaggaaaacaagtttcttTAAAATGAGGAAAACGACTTCCTAGTGAGAGTAGAGAAAACACGTTTCATAAGCGGCATTCCAAGCTCATTGTCTTCTCCCAACCCCCAACCATTGACCACCCCACCCCCGCCAACCGCGACCCCCCACTCCCCATCCCATAGTGTTTTCCCATGTTACATATAAATGCTCTTAGGACAATATTTTCTTGTTAACTTACGAACACCAGAAAATAAGCAAGGAAACctcttattttccaagaaaacattttctgtggaaaacatttttcttcataccaaacacacccttaatcttGATACCGCTCCCATAGCTGCTTATGTGCATGATAGTTACAATAGTTGGAAGCCCTTAATGTTCTCAGTATATAGCTTCACTAACTTTTCTCATGGCACCCTTTGCACAGATCGTGCCTTGCGCTGTTGCAGCCCTTTTTATCCATCCTGCTACGGCTCATTTTTTCCCCTTCCGGGTTCTCTGGgcattttgtgtatatatggagTCTATCTCGGTGCTGCCTCAGCTTCGCATGATGCAGAATGTCCAGGTCTGTATCGGTTCTTCACTCTGGAGAAAAAACATGTTCTTTTGCAGACCTTACTTTCTAGTGTGAATAACTTATAGTTTTATTCTTGCATTTCAGATAATTGAGCCATTTACAGCTCATTATGTGTTTGCATTGGGTGTTGCAAGATTCTTGGGCTGTGCTCATTGGATTAATCAGGTTTGTTTTGTAGTGTTATTTTGTGGCTTATAACTTTCGGATTAAGTTGAACACTTGTATAAACCCccgtccctttttctttttcttccctaTAATTACAGAGACTTAAGAATTACACCTATTCATATACAGATCTATGACACTCGCGGAGTATATCTTTATTTGGCTGGACGGGGCTACTTTTGGATACCAATGGTCTTTTTGGCGGAAATTGTTCAAACATTTATCTTGGCAGATTTCTGCTACTATTACGTAAAGAGGTGAGAGCCATGGTAGCTCAACATTTCATTTGCTTTCCTGATAATATCTTCATCTGAGTGTTTGacaattactttttttttttttttaaacctttcAGTGTTATCAGCGGTAAACTTCTGGTCCGCCTGCCACAGCCGGTGTAGAAGTTCAAGTTACTATATGCTACAAAATGTAACATATGTTGTatttcttgtgttatggtgtgGATATGGAGCTTCTTCTACCTCTTATCTTCtgtttttcatcttttcctCCTTCCTCTAGTTCCACTCTTGCCAATGCAACtggatgaataaataaataaatctgcTAGATGCATTGCTATGTCTgatcttgattcttgaaatctCGCGCACCTAATTTTCTGgagtttttgttttctttgtaCTATGCTGAGATTTGGATTAAATCAGAAACAGCctctaccttcacaaggtaggggtGAGGCTGCGTACACACCACCCTCGCCACTActtagaccccacttgtgggattacgctagtatgttgtgttgttgctgAAATTTGGATTAATCGTCCACTTGATAGTTGACACCCAAGCTGGTAAGCGTACTTCCAAAAGAATCATTAAGGTGAATATAAGTGATGTAGAGAGTTGGAAGAGAGCAGTGAAacttgaaatatgttcaaaCGGGAAAAAATGTAAGTGTGAGATGTGAATCCGAAAAGTTTTTTCAGCTGGTACTGCTTTTTTAGTACCGAGTAACAGAAACGTAGCTGAAATGGTTCGTTACTTTTTGGAtgaattccattttttttttttttggcaaagtTTGTATTAAAGTTCCTTTCCTATATCGAGAATTGTTAATCGTattgagataaaaataaaaaacttgttTGGAATATAAGGTTTCCTGTATTGGTGATTTCTGGGTTACCCATTTTCCTTATATGCATTAAACATCATTATTGTAAGCAACACcctttacctttttctttttattttaccttagTTTGTGACGTCTTCTATGTATCGTCATTTAACTTTATCAAAGAACTTACCTTTGATCTTACGGTATTTATTTAAATCTTCAGTTCAAATATTGTCAAGAGTCTTTCTTATTTGTTGGTCCTTCCAGTACCGGATCAATCGAAGAACAGTCATGGAGGAAACCAATGCACTAAACACGTGATCTCATTTTTTGCTGACAGTAATTACATTCTTTACAATCCATTTTTAAGTACTTCAACTCACTTTGTGACAGTACTTTAAAAACTAATAATTCTATAAATAAAATAGCATAGAACATTGACTACTCTAATATATTGACTGCAGTAATGTATTGACTTAAGTActccttttcatgaaatatttttgaaaaagagcaTAGCCTGATTTCACACCAATAATTTGGTAAGGAATAACTCACTCATTCGCCAAAAGAAAATATCTTTAAGATTATTTTCTGACTTCATAAGTGTGTGTAATTACTGCCTCCGAtctaaaataaattcattttaactattggtccaaaataagtgaCCCTTCAGAAAGCTAAGAAGGCATTAATTTTTGTCAAATAACCTTCAACGCTAATGctatattaaataattttgtaaTGGACATTTCTGCCAAAAACTTAAACGGCATTTATTTTGGACCGAAGGGATTATGTTTTAATACGAAACAATGATTGAACCAAAATTTCAGATTTTCTGATTCATTTTATTAGTAATTCAGTTCAATATTTAGTTAGAACAAGATCGACATAGCATAAAACCATTATTATGGCCAAATAAATCTAATAacaatattaatatatatatatatatatatatatatatatatatatatatatatatatgcccaaCCCCGAAGATATAGATAAAAATTTGAATGCAATATATtagtaataaaaatgaaaaaagaaacacaTGATATACATGCTACAATTAATTGAAATAGATATAATTATCCCAATAGTCAATGGGAAGTACTAATGAAGTATGAGTAGTAGACAAGTTCATTAATGCCAATGGCATCTTTTCTTGATATTCAATTCAAATTACATTATAGTAATGATTTGGAATTTAGAACTAGTCTAAACTTAAGTTGCTCTCACATGATCAGTGTTTTAATTCAACGTCCATCAATGTGTTAACTGGAGGAATAACAAAACAACGTGTAAATTTGTGATTGGTCTACCTCTCGTGTCAAATATTTTTGCTACTCTACAGTCTACATGTAATGGAggaagtatacatatatatagtcaaTATTTCTCAACTTATCAATTTGAGAAGAGATACTGCAAAGAGAAATGGGTGAGAAGGAGTTGCAAATTCCATCAAAGAAGCTATTCTTATGGGTTCAAAGGCAGTCAAAAATGGCTAAGATTTTCTTAGGTGTTGTCACTTCATTCACTTTGGTGGTGATTCTCAAGTTGTTCATCCGAAAACACAACCACTTCTTCGTCTTGGCAGAGTTGGTTCATTTCATTGGACTCTTATGTTTGATTTACAAGTTGTCTACTCTCAAGACTTGCTCTGGTATTTATCTAATTCTATATGTTTCTTTTGTTAGGTGTTTGTCCTGATTTTCTTGTcataattgaatttctttttcctaaaagaaaaaaataaaattttcatatggCTAATCCTTTTTCGTGGAGGAAAAAGGTTCTAGACTCCTATAAATTGAGGCTCCTTCCTTCTCATTTTACGACATTCATAATGTAGCTCTAAGGGTCTGAGAGTCTTGTTTAGAGGCAGAATTTGTGAGACACAAGTGTTACTCTGTCACTTGTGTGAACATCTTTTTTTCGAGTGAATTTTGTGAGGTTATTTCTCTCGATATTTGTACTCGTTTATATAGGGGATTACACATCTACGCCCTTGGATGTAGGCCAATTGGTCGAGCCACGTTAAATGTTTGTGCctcttttggtatatttctCGTTTGTTGTCTAATTTATCGTCTTTCGAGCTTTGCTTTGTTAGCTTCCGCTCGACACATGTTTATTTCGGTCCTAACATCTTTTTCTAGTTATAATCAAATAAACATGTATTTGTAGTGCAAGTTTGATTGataattgtttttattttcaccATTCATCGGATGAtcatcttttaattctttttgatGTGATTAGGCCTTTCATTGAAGACTCAAGTGCTTACAGCTACATTTTTAGGTGTAAGATTATTTTGTGGTTACATCATGGTAGCACCTGTACACTTCTTTCTAGATCTTGTTACACTTGCTGCAACATTTTGGGTCAAGCATATGATGAAGTCCAGGTTGAAGTCTTCCTACATGGCAGATCTGGATACCGTGCCCATATGGTATTTGGTAAATACATTTTTTCCCAGTTGCTTTCTTTTGACatgattatatatattgttgttgcAATCATACTCTATAGTTTGAATTTGTTGGATGTTCTTTATGGTGAAGTAAATAGCTTCTTGATGGTTTTGCTCTGCCACGATTCACACAGATTGTGCCTTGTGCAATTGTAGCAGTCATAATCCATCCGATTACGCGTCATGCTATATTACTTGATGTGCTTTGGGCTTTTTCTGCATATTTAGAAGCCATCTCAGTCTTGCCTCAACTTAGATTAATGCAGAATGCTCAGGTTCTTATCTGCTCTTCTACTGAGAAAAATCATTTAGTAATTTGTTCCTTGAAGAGCTTATTACAATTCATATTATTGAATTTCAGATAATCGAGCCATTTACAGCCCATTATGTGTTTGCATTGGGTATTCAAAGATTCTTGAGTTGTGCTCATTGGATTGTTCAGGttagttttcttataattatcAAATTAAGTAGAGTATTTTGTCCAAACCCCTACCTTTTCTGTTGTagatattactactatatataagggacaatCAAGGGCTTTTTTATTTGTAGTTCTCACAAAAAATTTCAACTTAATATCGaccttttcaattaattacttctaggtcttgatcttattttttaatgttAAATTTACCTTTTGTTCTTATGATCTACTTTTTAATGTCAAACTTTTAAATtcgtttattttaaaaaatatttaaaataatttcggcaaaataattttgaaaataataatttatgtttggcaaattaatttaaaaaatactatTGTCAATATTAGAACAGAATTTGTGCTTGGTCAAAGTACAAAAGTGTTTGCGAAGAAAAGTTACTTTTTTCACCTTctggaaaataattttactcctccaaaacacttattttttctaaaagtttggtcaaacacctcaactcaccaaaagaaagaaattttgtgaagaaaatacatattttgACTTCTAAGAAACttagtaggtgtttggccatgaaaatcaaatattttcactttatttgaaattttgaagttggagttgaagatggagttgtgtttggttatagtttttgtaaagaatatttggttgtttgaatgtactggaagtgaacaaattgaaaaaagagttttatgtatttttcaaattccaaatataactttaagttgtatatcattttcaaactttgaattttcatggccaatcgctgattttcaaataaagtgaaaaacaaattcgaaaaaaatgaaaaattatcatggccaaacgggtccttttAGCTAAACAGACTAATAATCTCCCCCATCACTTTCTGTTGTTCATATTATCTTTTAACCTCGGACTTATCAAGCTGTCCTTGTAAGCAGTGTACGAATTACTCTCAATCAATCAAAGGTCGCTActctactttttttaaaaactactGCACTATTCATTCAACTTTTATCATTCGCAAACTTGCACGTTCTCTCTTCTCATACCAAAATTAAAGTTTatctagagcccgtttggattggcttataagttgcttataaaaaattttttttttgagtgtttctCATACCAAaatcttaaaataagctcaaaaaaaataaaagaaaataaatttataagccaaaaaaaaaaaataagttactaccccaacttattttttttatctttagtCTGTTCGTTTATTCATTTGACTCATTTTTGTTTCGCTCCTTTCCAACAACTCTAACACCGTTTATATGCATCTAAGGTTTATACTACTATATGATTTATAGATGTGAAATATTTGGCAAAACCACTAATAAAATTAGCTAAGAGAGTTATTTGATTAAATTACCCTTTATTTCTACTTAATATCAATTAAGAAATATTGAaagactttttaaaaatttgttcaGATTACTACTCTTTAACTTCTTTATtacgtattttttattttgtggaatttgtatGGTGTTCTGAGAACTCAACAATAGAGAAAAAAGAGGAACAAGATGAAAAATCTATCTTCTCTGTTTCACACATCTCTGTGAAAAGCAGATTTATTCTATACTCGATAAGTACCAATACGCAATGGGGGAGTTGATCCCATTTTCTACGAGCGAATGAGTCCATACTTATTTATCATTAGAAAGCATGTTATTTTGCAATTTATTGTTCTAATTTGAAAGTCGAATACTTTAACAGTTCCTTATTTTCTCAAGCAAAATATTTAGAGAAGAAAACGACATCTTTCATGAAAATGATTGAAAAGGTTGAAAATTGGAAATTGAAAATAACAGCAAGAATGATCTctcgaaagaaaagaaaagaaatcacacaagttattataagaaaactcaactGGAGAAACAGAAAAGCAATAATAACAATCACTTTTGCTCTTCTCTCCCACTAGCTCCATTTTGTTTCATCTAATTAGTGAGTCAATTATAACAATCACTTTCTACTTTTGTTCATGTTTTTTTCTTGGGACGCACATGTTTGAAATCGTGCTATTAAAATTGACTCAATAAAAGCCTACTTAgttgcatgtatatatttgaaattcTCCATAATGAAGGGGTGGTGTAGACCTCGAGAGTGATGGGAGGTCCTTTCAGAAGAAGACTGAAAGTTAGAGGAGTGGACAAATGGGAGAAATGGTTATTTGGCCCTTTAGAAActctttttagttttatgacccTTTTATAAGAGATATTCATGttttacacataagagatctgaaaaaaatacataaggGATCtgaaaaagtcattttcttatattcaaattgtaagaggccAAGAGATCTTATTTCCTCAAACAACATATATTGGTTATGGTTTTTGTTTCTCCAGAAGAGTTAATGGAAAGCACAAATTTTGGTTCATCTATGTAAAAATATTTGGTCTTTTTCTAGAGAAACTTTATTTGGTCTTCTCACATCTATAACTAAGATTTTCTTTTAGTAAACATGTGTGTAGATGAGGTTTTTTTAGCCTATAGTCTTGACTTGAAATGAATATGAGATCATCCTTGAGATACTTTGCTAACAGCTGTAAGAAACATGTTAGAGATACTCAATGTATTTTTAATCTTTGcaccaaatatacatacatcatgACTATAACTAATATAATAAGTGTATCTTAAAAAATTTGTGTATCTTTTATCTTTACAATTGATGTATATAGTCcgttttcatacatatattgtaGTTAcgaaggacccgtttggccataagaattattcatttttttcggaattttttttcacttttttcaaaaattagtgtttggccatgaaaattccaaatatttgaaatttgaaaaacaaccaaaacttatttttcacaaCTAAAACCTTGTTGaaaaagtacatttcaacaacaaaatactatttgcaaaaactatggccaaacataactccaactccaaaattccaaaaaaaaagtgaaaagtttttgatttctatggccaaactcCTACTAAATATAATAAGCCTACTGCTTTGAGATTAGGCCCGGGCTCAGCACGAGCCTCGGCCACTAGTAAATTAAGTAAAAGAAACTCTATCAATTTAAGCTTTTACATGAAGTGGTTCATTCAATTTCGGATTATACTGAAGGTTTTTGGTTTCAACCCTCACTGTCACCCGTCAACAAATATACATCCATTTGCTTGGTTCACGAAAAAACAATGTAGACATAATAAAcacattaaaaataattaataatattttctcaTAACAGTTTAAAACTTAAGATAAGACTTACATATCCCTTTGTTGGACCTCACAATGTTTCTCACGAAGTCCTGAAAGACATATCTATTGCTTGAGCCTCTTAATTTAGAGCATGGGTGGAGCTAGGATATCATTGAAAAATTATAGTACTATATAttcaaggttaaaattatttttaggtatatatagtagatgttgaatttCTTTGGCTTTTTAGTATGCTTACGTTATCTCTTTAGTGAAAATTCTGATTCCATCCTCATAAACTCAATAATTACCACTATACATTCATTTATACAGGTATATGACACTCGTGGAGCGTATCTATATTTAGCTGGAAGGGGATACTTGTGGATACCAATGATCTTTGTATCAGAAAGTGTTCAAACTTTTATTTTGGCTGATTTCTGCTATTATTACATAAAGAGGTGAGATCCTAATATCCTAACTAAATTCATTTATTATGTGTTTGACAAATCCATAACtaattgttcttctttttttatttacagTGTCATGAGTGGTCAACTTTTGNNNNNNNNNNNNNNNNNNNNNNNNNNNNNNNNNNNNNNNNNNNNNNNNNNNNNNNNNNNNNNNNNNNNNNNNNNNNNNNNNNNNNNNNNNNNNNNNNNNNttaaagaccaacccaaatgaagggcaatccgcgcaaaaaaaaaaagattgaaattAGAAATTGTCATGTTATGTAGGTAAGAAATTACACATGAACAACTATAGATATGGCAAGCAATAATTACTACAGTCCGAGATACCGTAAAAGTACTACCAGTAAGTACTCCCGTCGCAATAATTACATCacagtaaataaataaataaaataaaaagaaaagaaaaactattATTATTCTATTTGTTAAGAACTTATTTCatattaaaattcaaaaataaataaatgccAATTTCAAAACACTTTTGGATTTGTTTTCAAGGTCAGAAGTTTCAAAAAGTCTTCCTCTTTAAATATCGTCCGTTAAAtgagttcatataaattgaaacgagaATTATTCTATTAAACGTCTCTCTCTATACAAAATTCATTCAAACCTTTTTCGGAATCCCTtagggcgtttggccataaaaatttcactttttctcGGAATCGA
This portion of the Lycium ferocissimum isolate CSIRO_LF1 chromosome 1, AGI_CSIRO_Lferr_CH_V1, whole genome shotgun sequence genome encodes:
- the LOC132062357 gene encoding uncharacterized protein LOC132062357, whose translation is MGEKELQIPSKKLFLWVQRQSKMAKIFLGVVTSFTLVVILKLFIRKHNHFFVLAELVHFIGLLCLIYKLSTLKTCSGLSLKTQVLTATFLGVRLFCGYIMVAPVHFFLDLVTLAATFWVKHMMKSRLKSSYMADLDTVPIWYLIVPCAIVAVIIHPITRHAILLDVLWAFSAYLEAISVLPQLRLMQNAQIIEPFTAHYVFALGIQRFLSCAHWIVQVYDTRGAYLYLAGRGYLWIPMIFVSESVQTFILADFCYYYIKR
- the LOC132049466 gene encoding uncharacterized protein LOC132049466, which translates into the protein MGEKGLQTPAKKLFLWVRKQSKKVKTVLGFVTCLTLLVTLRLLIHDHNHFFVLAELVHFIGILCLIYKLSTLKTCSGLSLKSQVLTAIFLAARVFCSFIMEGDIHTILDFVTLVATLWVIYMMKFKLKSSYMADLDTMHCWYLIVPCAVAALFIHPATAHFFPFRVLWAFCVYMESISVLPQLRMMQNVQIIEPFTAHYVFALGVARFLGCAHWINQIYDTRGVYLYLAGRGYFWIPMVFLAEIVQTFILADFCYYYVKSVISGKLLVRLPQPV